One genomic segment of Leptotrichia hongkongensis includes these proteins:
- a CDS encoding N-acetylmuramoyl-L-alanine amidase: MKKGIKKILCLAITGLMMAFPLNAAEKSNELICIDPGHQLKGNSGLEEIGPGSTKKKPKVSSGTRGVATKKYEYELTLEVGLKLRDALQNKGYKVFMVRETHDVNISNKERAIKTNNAGCSLYIRLHADGINNSSTQGASVLTSSSKNPYTKSVQKSSDKFSRDILSEYVKATGAKNRGVSYRDDLTGTNWSKVTNTLIEFGFMSNPEEDRKMSTPEYQEKMVTGMVNGIEKYLREK; the protein is encoded by the coding sequence ATGAAAAAAGGAATAAAAAAAATATTGTGTTTGGCAATAACAGGATTGATGATGGCATTTCCATTGAATGCGGCTGAAAAAAGCAATGAGTTAATCTGTATCGATCCAGGGCATCAGCTTAAGGGAAATTCAGGACTTGAAGAAATTGGGCCTGGTTCAACTAAGAAAAAGCCCAAAGTATCATCCGGAACAAGAGGAGTGGCAACCAAAAAATATGAATACGAGCTTACACTTGAAGTTGGGCTAAAATTAAGAGATGCGTTGCAAAATAAAGGGTATAAAGTGTTCATGGTACGAGAGACTCATGATGTCAACATTAGTAATAAAGAACGTGCAATCAAGACAAATAACGCAGGATGTTCATTATACATAAGACTTCATGCTGACGGAATTAATAATTCCTCAACACAAGGGGCTTCAGTACTAACATCTTCATCAAAAAATCCATACACAAAAAGTGTTCAAAAATCAAGCGACAAATTCTCACGTGACATATTATCAGAATATGTAAAGGCAACAGGGGCTAAAAATCGCGGAGTTTCATACAGAGATGACTTGACAGGAACAAACTGGTCAAAAGTTACAAACACCTTGATTGAATTTGGATTTATGTCAAATCCAGAAGAAGACAGAAAAATGTCAACACCAGAATATCAGGAAAAGATGGTAACAGGAATGGTAAATGGTATTGAAAAATATTTAAGAGAAAAATAA